The sequence GTGGGCGGTCGTCGCGGCGGGATTCTGGCTGTCGTTCTGTGCGGTGGCGGCGATTCTGTTCGCGATGTCGGGACGGCCCCGTGTGCAGGATCATGAGCAGCGTCGCGACGAAGAGGGTGAGGGCGGCGTGACGCCGACAAGACTCTCGCGCCTCACGGCCGGCGTGTGCCGCCGCGTTCGCACTTTCGGTGCACGCCTGCGCAGCGCCGCGCATGTGCAGTTCGCGGTGACCGTTGCGCTTGCGCCGCTCACCGTCTACTGGTTCGCGCAGATTCCATTGATCGGCCCGCTCGCGAACGCCTTCGCGATTCCGTGGGTGAGTCTGCTGGTGACGCCGGCGGTATTGGCGGGCGTCGCGTTGCCCGCACCCTTCGATGCCTGCGCCTTTCGCGCCGCGCACACCTTGCTCGACCTGCTGGCCGCGGGCTTGCAGATGCTGTCCGGGCCGGCATGGACGCTCTGGCGATTGCCGCAGCCGGGCGCGTGGCCGCTCGCCGCGGCGGCGCTCGGCGTGCTCTGGTGTCTGGCGCCGCGTGGCTGGCCGCTGCGCTGGGCCGCACCGCTCACGTGGCTGCCGCTGCTGATGCCGCCACCGTCCGGGCCCCCACATGGCAGCTTCCGTCTGACGGCGCTGGATATCGGTCAAGGCACTTCAGTGCTGGTCGAAACCGCGCATCACACGCTGCTGTTCGATACCGGGCCGGGGCCGGAGTCGACGCATGCGGGCGAACGGGTTGTCGTGCCGTTTTTGCAGGCGCGCGGCATCACGGCGCTCGACACGCTGATCATCAGCCACGCCGACTCCGACCACTCGGGCGGTGCGCCGGCTGTACTGGACGCGATCGAGGTGCGTCAAATGGTGGCGGCATTGGCGCCAGCGAATCCGCTGTGGTTGAACGCAAGGCAACGCGGCGCGGATACGCTGCCCTGTGCGGCGGGCCAGCGCTGGCAGTGGGACAGCGTCGAGTTCGCGATGTTCTGGCCGGATGCCGGGCCACTGCAAGGCAAACCCAATGCGCATTGCTGCGTGTTGCGGGTGAGTACGTTACCTGCTGAGGCGAACCTGTCGCTGCCGGAGGACAGGGCGGTTGCAGAGAGCATGCCGGCCGGAAATGTTAAACCGACGCCGTGGCGCTTGGCCGCCTTGCTGACGGCGGACATCGAAGCGCCGGCCGAACGCATCCTGCTCGCGCGCGATCCCGAGGCGTTGCGCGCCCAGGTGCTGGTCGTGCCGCATCACGGAAGCAAGACCTCCTCGACCGAGCCGTTCCTCGACTCTATCGACCCGCTCGTCGCACTATTTCAGGTAGGCTATCGCAACCGATTTCATCATCCGAATGAGGGTGTGTTCGAGCGTTACAAGGCGCGGCACATCGAGCTTGCACGCAGCGATACGGACGGCGCGGTGCGGGTCGACGTCAACCCGGCTTTCAGCCCGGATGTCGGCCCGGGCCTCAACCCGGGCATCGGACCCGAGGGCCGCATGGGAGTCAGTGCGGGTGTCGGCCCGGGAAGCAACCCGGGAAGCAACCCACGGGGCGGCCCAGGTCTGAATGGCGCCGCACTGACGCTCGAGCGCTATCGCGACACGCAGCGCCGCTACTGGATGGATCGCTGATCGAGTGCCGGCCGCACAGACAGAACAAATGCGCCGCTGGGCCCGGAGCCTGCACGGTAAGCCAGGACCGAGGCCCGCGCGCTAAAACAGAACGGAGAGTGCCGCAGTTGAAAAACATCATCCACTTCTCGCACGCGAACGGTTTCCCAGCGTCGACTTACCGGACGATCTTCGCTGAACTCGCCGACGACTATGAACTGCGCTCCATCGAGCGCATCGGTCACGACGCGCGTTATCCGGTCACGCAGGACTGGCCGCATCTGGTCGAGCAGCTGCTTGACGACATCGACCGGTCGTATGAGCAGCCGGTGTGGCTGGTCGGCCATTCGCTGGGCGGCTATCTGTCGCTGATGGCCGCGCTGAAAAAACCGCAATGGGTGAGGGGCGTGGTAATGCTCGATTCGCCCGTCATCGCCGGTTGGCGCAGCAGCATGCTGCGGGTGTCGCAATGGACCGGACTCGACGAGCGCCTGTCGCCCGCGGCTGCCACCCGCACGCGCCGCACGCAGTGGGCGAGCCGCGACGAGGCGTGGCGGCACTTTCATTCGAAGCCGGCATTCGCCCGCTGGGACGAGCGGATGCTGTCCGACTACGTCGACTTCGGCATCCCGCAAAGCTCGCCCGATGGCGCTCGATCACTCGCTTTCGACCGGCGCACCGAGTATCAGATCTATAAGACCCTGCCGCATACGCTTGGGCACCGCCTCGCGCGCGGCGCCCCGGTGCCGGTGGGGTTCATCGCCGGCACGCGCTCAAGGGAGGTGCGCCAGGTCGGTCTGGACGCCACGCGCCGCGCAACGGGCGGTCATGTGGAATGGATCGAAGGCAGCCATCTGTATCCCATGGAAAAACCGCTCGAAACCGCGCGCGCGGTGCAGCGGATGTTGCGCGAACTGGAGCGGGGGGCTTAAGGCCATGACGGGCGCCGCGTGCGAGGCAGCGCCCCGCGTTCACCGGCGTGGCGGCAGCCGCAATGGCGGCGCGGCCCACTAATGCGCTTCGCCAGTGCCGTGAAAACGGTGCATGATCCGCGAACGGTGATTGCCACCGCCGCGGCATACTTTCGTACAGATGTCGCCAGGATTTCGCTGGGTTGAGACCCTGCTTTACGGTATAATCCGTTTTTCCCGCGAGCATCCAGCGATGACCAAATATGTTTTCGTCACCGGCGGCGTAGTATCTTCCCTCGGCAAGGGTATTGCCGCCGCTTCCCTCGCCGCGATCCTCGAATCGCGCGGTCTTAAAGTCACCCTCCTCAAGCTCGATCCCTACATCAACGTCGACCCCGGCACGATGAGCCCGTTTCAACACGGTGAAGTGTTCGTGACGGAAGATGGAGCGGAGACTGACCTCGACCTCGGCCACTATGAGCGCTTCATCAGCACGAAGATGCGCAAGGCCAATAACTTCACCACGGGCCAGATTTACGAATCGGTGATCCGCAAGGAGCGCCGCGGCGATTATCTCGGCAAGACGGTGCAGGTCATTCCGCACATCACGAACGAAATCCAGGCGTTCATCGAACGCGGCGCGGCTTCCGCGACGTGTGGTGAGCCGGATGTCGCCATCGTCGAAGTGGGCGGCACCGTGGGCGACATCGAATCGCTGCCGTTCCTCGAGGCTGCGCGTCAGATGAGCCTGCGCATGGGCCGCAACAGCGCGTGCTTCGTGCACCTCACGCTGGTGCCTTGGGTCGCCACCGCAGGCGAGCTGAAAACCAAGCCTACTCAGCACAGCGTGCAGAAGCTGCGTGAAATCGGTATCTCACCGCACGTGCTGCTGTGCCGCGCCGATCGCCGCATTCCGGACGACGAGCGCGCAAAGATCTCGATGTTCTCGAACGTGCCCGAAGACGCGGTGATTTCCGTGTGGGACGCCGACAGCATCTACAAGATTCCGCAGATGCTGCACGACCAGGGTCTGGACGCGATCATCTGCGAAGAGCTCAAGCTCACGCCGAAGCCGGCCGATCTGTCGATGTGGTCGAGTCTCGTCGAGAAGCTCGAGCATCCGAAGCACGAAGTCACGATCGGCATGGTCGGCAAGTATGTCGATCTGACCGAGTCGTACAAGTCGCTGATCGAAGCGCTGCGCCATGCGTCGATGCATACGTCGACCAAGGTCAACATCGAGTACATCGATTCGGAAGAGATCGAGACGCAAGGCGTCGAGAGCCTCAAGCATCTGGATGCCGTGCTCGTGCCGGGTGGCTTCGGCCGCCGTGGCACCGAAGGCAAGATCGCTGCGATCCGCTATGCACGCGAAGCGAAGGTGCCGTATCTCGGCATCTGCCTCGGTATGCAACTGGCTGTGATCGAATTCGCTCGCGACGTGGTTGGCCTGAAGAACGCGAACAGCACCGAGTTCGATCAGGAAACCGAGAACCGCGTGGTCGCGCTGATCACCGAGTGGTACGACCGCGAAGGGAAGGTCGAGAAGCGTACCGAAGAATCGGATCTGGGCGGCACGATGCGCCTTGGTTCGCAGCGTTGTCCGATCAAGCCCGGCACGATGGCCGAAGAGATCTATGGCAAGGATGTGAACGAACGCCATCGTCACCGTTATGAGGTCAATAACCGTTTCGTGCCCCAGCTCGAAGCCGGTGGCCTTATCATCAGCGCCCGTACCCCGAGTGAAGATCTGCCGGAAATGATGGAATTGCCGCGCAGCATGCACCCGTGGTTCGTCGGTGTGCAATTCCACCCGGAATTCACGTCCACGCCGCGTGACGGCCATCCGCTGTTCAAGTCGTTTGTCGAAGCGGCGCTCGCGCATCATCAAGAATTGGCGGGTGTCGAGGAGAAAGCATGAAGCTGGGCGATTTCGAAATCGGGCTCGACAAGCCGTTTTTCCTGATCGCTGGCACCTGTGTGGTCGAATCGGAACAGATGACGATCGACACAGCGGGCCGGCTGAAGGAAATCTGCGCGAAGCTGAACATCCCGTTCATCTACAAATCGTCATACGACAAGGCCAACCGCAGCAGCGGCAAGTCGTTCCGCGGTCTGGGCATGGACGAAGGTTTGCGCATCCTGTCGGAAGTGAAGCGTCAGCTCGGTTTGCCGGTGCTGACCGATGTGCACGCCGAGCACGAAATCGAACAGGTTGCGTCGGTGGTCGACGTCCTGCAAACGCCCGCTTTCCTGTGCCGTCAAACGGACTTCATCCACGCTTGTGCGCGTTCGGGCAAACCGGTCAACATCAAGAAAGGCCAGTTTCTCGCACCGCACGACATGAAGAATGTGATCGACAAGGCGCGTGATGCGGCGCGTGAAGCGGGTCTCTCGGAAGACCGCTTCATGGCCTGCGAACGCGGCGTGTCGTTCGGTTATAACAACCTCGTGTCGGACATGCGTTCGCTTGCGATCATGCGCGAAACCAATGCGCCGGTCGTGTTCGACGCTACCCACTCGGTGCAGTTGCCGGGCGGGCAGGGCACGAGCTCGGGCGGTCAGCGCGAATTTGTGCCGGTGCTGGCGCGTGCCGCGGTTGCCGTCGGTGTGTCGGGTCTCTTCATGGAAACCCATCCGAATCCGGCGCAAGCCAAGTCGGACGGCCCGAACGCGGTGCCGTTGCATCGCATGGCCGATCTGCTCGAAACGCTGGTTACGCTCGATCAGGCCGTCAAGCGCGCGCCGTTCCTCGAAAGCGATTTCAACTGATTCAGGTGTTCGCGGCGTGTCATGAATGGCCAGCATAATCGGCTCAGTCGACACGCGGCGAATGCACGCAATGGTCGTCGAAAGCATCGGGGCGCATGGTGTTTGCTGGGGAGACCAGCAGCCCCCGGTGCAGTTTCACAGTAGAGAATTCAACGTCATTTCTTGAGGAAACCATGAGTGCTATCGTAGATATCATCGGTCGAGAGATTCTCGATTCGCGAGGCAACCCCACCGTCGAATGCGACGTGCTGCTCGAGTCGGGCACGATGGGCCGCGCTGCGGTGCCGTCGGGTGCATCGACGGGCTCGCGCGAAGCGATAGAACTGCGCGACGGCGAAGCCGGCCGTTACGGCGGCAAGGGCGTGCTGAAGGCTGTCGAGCACATCAACACCGAAATCTCCGAAGCGATCATGGGCCTCGACGCTTCCGAGCAGGCCTTCCTCGACAAGACCCTGCTGGAACTCGACGGCACCGACAACAAGTCGCGCCTTGGCGCAAACGCGATGCTGGCCGTTTCGATGGCCGTCGCGAAGGCCGCTGCTGAAGAAGCCGGCCTGCCGCTGTACCGCTACTTCGGCGGCTCGGGCGCCATGCAACTGCCGGTGCCGATGATGAACATCGTCAACGGTGGCGCGCACGCGAACAACAGCCTGGATATCCAGGAATTCATGATCGTGCCGGTCAGCCAGCCGACCTTCCGCGAAGCCCTGCGCTGCGGCGCTGAAGTGTTCCACGCGCTGAAGAAGATCCTGAGCGACCGCGGCATGAGCACGGCCGTGGGCGACGAAGGCGGCTTCGCGCCGAACTTCGGCAGCAACGACGAATGTCTGTCGACCATCCTGCAAGCTATCGAAAAGGCAGGCTATCGCGCTGGTGAAGACGTGCTGCTGGCACTCGACTGCGCAGCGAGCGAGTTCTACCACGATGGCAAGTACCAGTTGGCGGGCGAAGGCCTGCAACTGTCGTCGACGGAATTCGCTGACTACCTGGCGAACCTGGCCGACAAGTTCCCGATCGTCTCGATCGAAGATGGCATGCACGAAAGCGATTGGGCCGGCTGGAAGATCCTGACCGACAAGCTCGGCAAGAAGGTGCAACTGGTGGGCGACGACCTGTTCGTCACCAACACGCGCATCCTGAAGGAAGGCATCGAGAAGGGCATCGCCAACTCGATCCTGATCAAGATCAACCAGATCGGTACGCTGACGGAAACCTTCGCGGCGATCGAAATGGCGAAGCGCGCCGGCTACACGGCTGTGATCTCGCACCGCTCGGGCGAAACCGAAGATTCGACGATCGCGGATATCGCGGTCGGCCTGAACGCCGGTCAGATCAAGACGGGTTCGCTGTCGCGTTCGGACCGCATCTCGAAGTACAACCAGTTGCTGCGTATCGAAGAAGACCTCGGCGATATCGCCAGCTACCCGGGCAAGTCGGCGTTCTACAATCTGCGCTAATGGCTGGTTTGCTAGCGCCGACCGATGAGCTGGTTATCCTTCGTTTCTGATTGACCCCGCCGCCCTGCGTATAGCGCAGGGCGGCGCGTATTTATTGTGCTTACTTCATGCGGCTTGTCACTGCTGTCCTGATCGTTCTGCTGGCGCTGATCCAGTACCCGCTCTGGTGGGGGCACGGCGGTTGGTTGCGCGTGCACGAGTTGCAGCAGCAACTGGCGCAGCAACTGCAAAAGAACACTGATTCGAAGCTGCGCAACGAGCGTATTCAGGGCGAAGTCCAGGATTTGCAGAACGGTACGGCCGCGGTGGAAGAGCGGGCGCGTTACGAAATGGGCATGGTGAAGGACGGCGAAGTGTTCGTGCAGTTCGTCTCGCCGAACGCACCGTTGCCGAATACGAACACGCCTTCGGTGACCACGTCTACACGCGGTGAGGTGTCGGCTGCGCCACTGCATGTGGTGCCGAATCCGGAGTCGCGCGCGAAGCCGGATCGCAAGCATGGCGGGAAGACTGCGGTCAAGGACAAGAAGGCCACGCACTGAGTGAATCAGGCTGGCTGAGTTCGCGGGCGAATGCAAAACAAAACGCAGCGGCGAACGTAAAAGCTCGTACGAAGACGAAAAAAGGCGCGGTGAGAACCGCGCCTTTTTCTTTGACCTTGCGATACCTGCTTTTCCGCCGGGTCACCGTGTCGGTAAGCCTAATGTCCGGCAGTGCCCGCCTCGGCTTACCAGCCCCAGTACGGTGAGTAGCCTACGCCGACACCCGTACCCCAACCGTGCCCCCAACCGCCACCGTAATAACTGCCGTACACGCTAACGGGCTGCGAGTAGTAGCGCGAATATGCCTGAGCCGCGTTCTCGGCGGCAATGGCCTGATTCTGATCCGACAGCACCTGACGGTCGATCGCATCATAGCGTTCACGTTCTTCGGGCGTGAGCGGATGGGCGGTACTGGCCATGCCCGACTGATCGGCCGGCAGGCGGCTATAAATCGGTGATGGGCCCGGTGGGTCCATCACGCAGCCCGTCAGCGCAGCGCTGCCGGCGACGACTGCCAGCACGGTGAACGTGCGCACGCAATGCTTCAATGAAGTAGGGATGTTCATTTTGATCTCCATCGGTCGGATGCCTAAGCAAACCATGCGCAGCGCACCCCGCCAACGATCCAACGCAATGATCGACGATAACGCGCCGCCCGAACCCTGAGAAGGCAGCAGGCGGCGCGTCATTGACTGCCGTACACCGGTGCAATAAGCCACCGCCTGGCTGCTTCAGTGCCGCTGCTCGGCCGCCGGCGTCACGCCTTCTGAGAGCGCATTGGCGACAAAAAGTTGCGCCACGTCGACCGGATCGAATTCGTATCGTTGATTACAGAATTCGCAATGAATCTCGACGTGACCACGTTCTTCGATCACGCCGTCCACTTCCTCGCGGCCCAGCATCTTCAGCATCGCGCCGACTTTTTCGCGCGAACAGCTGCATTCGAAGCGCGTCATGGCCGGTTCGAAATGCTGTACGTTCTCCTGCCAGAACAGACGGCGGAAAATCGTTGCCGGTTCTTCTTTCAGCAGCTCGTCTTGCGACATCGTGCCGCCGAGCGTGCAGACGCGCTCCCACGTGTCCGCGTCCAGATCGCCCGGGTGAGGGACGATGCCGCCGTCGCCCGGCAGCTTTTGCAGCAGCATGCCGACGGCGCGTTCGGTGTTCGCCGCGAGCCACAGGCGCGTGTCGAGCTGCTCCGAGTGATGCATGTAGTGCTCGAGCACTTCGGACATCGACTTGAGCGGGCCGTCCACGCCCGACAGCGGCACGATACTTTGATACGGTTGCTGGCCGGGCTGCTTGTCGCGCGGGTCGAGCGTAATCACGCACCGGCCATGGCCGCTCGCGTTGACCAGCTCGATCATGGTCGTATCGTCGCCGATGGTATTGCCCGCTTCGCCGGAGAGCTTGGCGGTGGCGCGCATCGACAGGTCGGAGCTGCACTGCACCACCAGCATCTTGGCCGGTCCGTCTCCGAAAATCTGCATGACGAGCGTACCGTCGAACTTGAGGTTCGCCGAAAGCAGCGCGCACGCGGCCATCATCTCGCCCAGAATCGTCCGCACGGGCGCCGGATAGTCCCGGCGCGTCAGCACTTCCTGCCACGTGTTGCGCAGCGAAACGATCTCGCCGCGCACCGGCGCCGCGCTGAACATGAATTTTTGCAACTGGTCGCTCACAACTTTTCCTCGGTCGAATGACGCAGCCTGATGCCGCGCCGTGCGCGCCGCGCGCCCGGCTGATTAGCCGATACGCACGAGCTGCGCCTTGAAATATTCGCGGCGCTCGGCATAGCTTGCCGTGCCGCGCTGCATATTGGCGATATCCGTCTCGGTCAGTTCGCGCACCACTTTGGCGGGCGCGCCGAGAATCAGCGAATTGTCGGGAAACACTTTGCCTTCGGTGACGATGGCGCCCGCTCCGACCAGACAGTTGCGGCCGATTACCGCACCATTCAAGACCACGGCCTGAATTCCGATCAGCGAGCCTTCCTTGATCGTGCAGCCGTGCAGCATGACCTGGTGGCCGATCGTCACATTCGGCTCGATCGTCAGCGGGAAGCCCGGGTCGGTGTGCAGCACGGCGTTTTCCTGGACGTTGCTACCCGCACCGAGCGTGATCGGTTCGTTGTCGCCGCGAAGCGTCGCGCCGAACCAGACGCTCGAATTTTCCTCGAGCGTGACGTTGCCGATAATGTTCGCCGAATCCGCGACGAACACGCTTTCGTGGATGGTCGGGGCTGATGCGCCAAGCTTGTAAATTGTCACGGTGTCTCCTCTTGATCGGTCGCTACGCGCTGCGCGGGCGGGCTGGGGCTGCGGTGGGGCTGCCAAATGGGACTGCCAAATAGGGCTCGAAGCTGGACATCAAAGCGGCGCTGCAAAAGAGGCTGCAAAAGAGGCTGCAAAACGCCCGGAACCGCTCCGACGGCCGCTTTGTCCTGCCGGCCCCGCGCACCAGGCACGCGAGATGGTCGAATCGAGTATTGTAAACGGTTGTGTGGTTAGGCCGCTTGGCGACGCCCCAAGCGGTCCAACGCTCAGCCGGGGCGAGCGCCGCGTCTCCCGCTTTGCCTGTTTCCGTTCCTGCCGTTTCCTTTGCTAACCTGGTTGCTATGAATTCCGCTCGTCCGTCTGTTTCGCCAGTTCCGCCGATATCGAATCCGGAGAGTGATTCGAATCGCGCGAATTGCGCGCGCCGCTCAGCGCTGGCCGCATTGCGCGAAATCGACCCGGCAACCAAGGCAGCCGCGGCCCGCGCGTTATACGCCGCCGCGCTCGACGGCAGCCTCGCCTGTCCCGCGGACCTCGAACTCGCCGAGCCGGCGGACCTGCCGGGCCGTCCCGCACGCCCCGAACTGGTCGACCCACGCAAACTGAAGCGGCGCAGCATGCAATCGCCCGAAGGGCGAGCCGTCTTGCTGCACGCGCTGGCGCACATCGAGTTCAACGCCATCAATCTCGCGCTCGACGCCGTCTGGCGTTTCGCCAGTATGCCCGCCGAGTTCTACACCGACTGGCTCAAAGTCGCCGCCGAAGAGGCGCATCACTTCTCGCTGCTGACCGCGCGGCTTGCGGAATTCGGCCATGCCTACGGCGATTTTCCCGCACACGACGGCCTCTGGGATATGTGCGAGCGCACCCGTGGCGACGTGCTGGCGCGCATGGCGCTGGTGCCGCGCACCCTCGAAGCGCGTGGCCTCGACGCCTCGCCGCCGATCCGCGCCCGCTTGCAGCAGGCGGGCGACCGCGCGTCTGCGGCGATTCTCGACGTGATCCTGCGCGACGAAATAGGCCATGTGCTGATCGGCAACCACTGGTTCCGTCATCTGTGCGACGCGGGCAGCCTCGATCCGCATGCCACCTACACGCGCCTCGCCGACCAGTATCACGCACCGAAATTACGCGGTCCGTTCAATTTCGAGGCGCGTCGCGACGCCGGTTTCGACGAAGCCGAACTGGCCGCGCTGGTCGCCCTGGCTGGCCTCGACGCTGAGCAGCCGACCCCGTCGGCTGCTCAGGCCCCCGCGGCCATGCGCGACTGAAACCTTCTTCCATAGCCAGACCCCACGCATCGCCCGGCTATCTCGTTATAATCGAACGACCATTCTTTTTTCGGGCGCGCTGTTCATGAATACCTCCAAGTCTGAATTCATTTCCGTGCGCGGCATCCGTCTGCACGCGCGGCGCTGGGGCAATCCGGATGCGCCGATGCTGTTCATGCTGCACGGCTGGATGGATGTGGCAGCGTCGTTCCAGTTCGTCGTCGACGCATTGGGCGGCGACTGGCAGGTGATTGCGCCCGATATGCGCGGCTTCGGCCTGTCGGACTGGCCGGTCGCCGAACGCGGCGGCGGCAATTACTGGATCCAGGACTACCTCGCCGATCTCGACGCGCTGCTCGACCACTATGCACCGACCGGCGAAGTCAATCTGGTCGGCCACAGCATGGGCGCGAACATCGTCTGCCTGTATGCCGGCGTGCGGCCGGAGCGGGTGCGGCGAGTGGTCGATCTGGAAGGCTTTGGTCTTGCGCCGTCGCACTCGGCACAAGCGCCCAAGCGTCTTCGCACCTGGCTCGACGAGTTGCGCGATCCGCCGCAGTTGAAGCGCTATGCGACGCTGGATGACGTCGCCGGCCGCCTGATCAAAACCAACCCGCGCCTCGCTCCGCCGCGCGCGCAGTTCCTCGCGCAGCATTGGTCCAAGCCGGACGGCGAAGGGCGCTTCATGCTGCTTGCCGATCCGGCGCACAAACTGCGCGGGCCGACGCTGTACCGTCTCGACGAAGTGATGGCCGTGTGGCGCAAGGCCACCGCCAAAGTGCTGCACGTCGAGGCGGCTAACTCGCCCACGCTCGCGCAGATCGCCGGCGAGATTCCGCTCGACGAATTCAAGGCGCGTTTCCAGGCTTTCCCGAACTGGCGCGAGAAGATCATCGACGAAGCGGGGCACATGGTGCACCACGACCAGCCGGAGCAGGTGGCCGCGCTGATCGAGGGCTTCTGCGCCTAGATCTTGCAAAAAGGCTTCGATGCGAGGTCCGGGTCGCGAGATAGCTCGACGGTCACTTACTGCGTTGCAGTAAAATGAATGCAGAACTTTCTCAAGACAAAGATGAACGCTGACCTCCACTGTCATTCCACCGTTTCCGACGGCCAGTTCGCGCCGGCCGATGTCGCGCGCCGCGCGCACGCGGGCGGCGTGACGCTGTGGGCGTTGACCGACCACGACGAACTGGGCGGCCAGCACGAGGCGCGCAGCACCGCTGAGGCGCTTGGCATGGGCTACCTGAGCGGCGTGGAGATCTCGGTGACATGGGCTTCGCGCACGGTGCACATCGTCGGTCTTGGCGTCGATCCGACCAGTTCGATTCTGATCGACGGCTTGGCGCGCACCCGCAACGGCCGCGCCGCCCGTGCCGAAGCCATGGGCGAGCAGTTGGCCACGCTCGGCATCCCCGACGCCTATCAAGGCGCGCTCAAATACGTCTCGAACCCGGACATGATTTCGCGCACGCACTTCGCGCGCTTCATGGTTGAAAGCGGTTACGCCAACTCGACGCAAGACGTGTTCAACCGCTTCCTCGGCGACGGCAAGCCCGGCTACGTGTCGCATCGCTGGGCGAAACTGGCGGACGCGGTTGGCTGGATTCAGGCGGCCGGCGGCGAGGCGATCGTCGCGCACCCGGGGCGCTATGCGTACTCTCCGGTCGAATTCGACGCTTTTTTTGCCGAATTCATCGACCTGGGCGGTAAGGCGATCGAAGTGGTGACGGGCAGCCACACGCCGGATCAGTACCGCGAATACGCGGACGTCGCGCGCCGCTTCGGCTTCGAAGCGTCGCGCGGTTCCGACTTCCATGCACCCGGCGAAGGCCGCGTCGATCTCGGCACGCTGCCGCCGCTGCCTTCCGATCTCAAGCCCGTCTGGGAACGCTGGTTGTGATCGCATGCCGTGCCATGTCGGCACGAGATGCGCGAAAGCTCTCGGCAGAGCGGCGTGCTTTCGCCC comes from Burkholderia sp. GAS332 and encodes:
- a CDS encoding competence protein ComEC — encoded protein: MRAWWCGFALGVIWLQRQAALPDWRGWWALVSLGCIAILVAAWGLGHHASDEGCGGVSGEGWNGASSEERSGTSGGLSRCASVIADAPAAVARSRICRIVFTARVRSRVGWSAVWIAAFCVGFGYAAWRAETRLAVSLPSAWEGRDIDVVGSIKGLPSRDDKGARFLFNVESVEAPIAAFPRVIQLSWIAEDAPAPLLEPGERWRLTVRLKRPHGNANFGVRDAEAGLLARNVRATGYVSAPAHAVRLPGSARGVSVTVDRWRAALRARIDTVLADAPHRGIVVALAIGAQDEVSAADWLLMRGTGTSHLVAISGLHIGFAAGLAAWLAGTVWRRSGFIGRDWPLLLPAQVVAVAGGALFAGLHAALAGFNVPAQRALWMACVVALAFVSGRNVARSVVLAWALGLVLLIDPWAVVAAGFWLSFCAVAAILFAMSGRPRVQDHEQRRDEEGEGGVTPTRLSRLTAGVCRRVRTFGARLRSAAHVQFAVTVALAPLTVYWFAQIPLIGPLANAFAIPWVSLLVTPAVLAGVALPAPFDACAFRAAHTLLDLLAAGLQMLSGPAWTLWRLPQPGAWPLAAAALGVLWCLAPRGWPLRWAAPLTWLPLLMPPPSGPPHGSFRLTALDIGQGTSVLVETAHHTLLFDTGPGPESTHAGERVVVPFLQARGITALDTLIISHADSDHSGGAPAVLDAIEVRQMVAALAPANPLWLNARQRGADTLPCAAGQRWQWDSVEFAMFWPDAGPLQGKPNAHCCVLRVSTLPAEANLSLPEDRAVAESMPAGNVKPTPWRLAALLTADIEAPAERILLARDPEALRAQVLVVPHHGSKTSSTEPFLDSIDPLVALFQVGYRNRFHHPNEGVFERYKARHIELARSDTDGAVRVDVNPAFSPDVGPGLNPGIGPEGRMGVSAGVGPGSNPGSNPRGGPGLNGAALTLERYRDTQRRYWMDR
- a CDS encoding Pimeloyl-ACP methyl ester carboxylesterase; the encoded protein is MKNIIHFSHANGFPASTYRTIFAELADDYELRSIERIGHDARYPVTQDWPHLVEQLLDDIDRSYEQPVWLVGHSLGGYLSLMAALKKPQWVRGVVMLDSPVIAGWRSSMLRVSQWTGLDERLSPAAATRTRRTQWASRDEAWRHFHSKPAFARWDERMLSDYVDFGIPQSSPDGARSLAFDRRTEYQIYKTLPHTLGHRLARGAPVPVGFIAGTRSREVRQVGLDATRRATGGHVEWIEGSHLYPMEKPLETARAVQRMLRELERGA
- a CDS encoding CTP synthase, whose product is MTKYVFVTGGVVSSLGKGIAAASLAAILESRGLKVTLLKLDPYINVDPGTMSPFQHGEVFVTEDGAETDLDLGHYERFISTKMRKANNFTTGQIYESVIRKERRGDYLGKTVQVIPHITNEIQAFIERGAASATCGEPDVAIVEVGGTVGDIESLPFLEAARQMSLRMGRNSACFVHLTLVPWVATAGELKTKPTQHSVQKLREIGISPHVLLCRADRRIPDDERAKISMFSNVPEDAVISVWDADSIYKIPQMLHDQGLDAIICEELKLTPKPADLSMWSSLVEKLEHPKHEVTIGMVGKYVDLTESYKSLIEALRHASMHTSTKVNIEYIDSEEIETQGVESLKHLDAVLVPGGFGRRGTEGKIAAIRYAREAKVPYLGICLGMQLAVIEFARDVVGLKNANSTEFDQETENRVVALITEWYDREGKVEKRTEESDLGGTMRLGSQRCPIKPGTMAEEIYGKDVNERHRHRYEVNNRFVPQLEAGGLIISARTPSEDLPEMMELPRSMHPWFVGVQFHPEFTSTPRDGHPLFKSFVEAALAHHQELAGVEEKA
- a CDS encoding 2-dehydro-3-deoxyphosphooctonate aldolase (KDO 8-P synthase), which produces MKLGDFEIGLDKPFFLIAGTCVVESEQMTIDTAGRLKEICAKLNIPFIYKSSYDKANRSSGKSFRGLGMDEGLRILSEVKRQLGLPVLTDVHAEHEIEQVASVVDVLQTPAFLCRQTDFIHACARSGKPVNIKKGQFLAPHDMKNVIDKARDAAREAGLSEDRFMACERGVSFGYNNLVSDMRSLAIMRETNAPVVFDATHSVQLPGGQGTSSGGQREFVPVLARAAVAVGVSGLFMETHPNPAQAKSDGPNAVPLHRMADLLETLVTLDQAVKRAPFLESDFN
- a CDS encoding enolase; the encoded protein is MSAIVDIIGREILDSRGNPTVECDVLLESGTMGRAAVPSGASTGSREAIELRDGEAGRYGGKGVLKAVEHINTEISEAIMGLDASEQAFLDKTLLELDGTDNKSRLGANAMLAVSMAVAKAAAEEAGLPLYRYFGGSGAMQLPVPMMNIVNGGAHANNSLDIQEFMIVPVSQPTFREALRCGAEVFHALKKILSDRGMSTAVGDEGGFAPNFGSNDECLSTILQAIEKAGYRAGEDVLLALDCAASEFYHDGKYQLAGEGLQLSSTEFADYLANLADKFPIVSIEDGMHESDWAGWKILTDKLGKKVQLVGDDLFVTNTRILKEGIEKGIANSILIKINQIGTLTETFAAIEMAKRAGYTAVISHRSGETEDSTIADIAVGLNAGQIKTGSLSRSDRISKYNQLLRIEEDLGDIASYPGKSAFYNLR
- a CDS encoding cell division protein FtsB, with the protein product MRLVTAVLIVLLALIQYPLWWGHGGWLRVHELQQQLAQQLQKNTDSKLRNERIQGEVQDLQNGTAAVEERARYEMGMVKDGEVFVQFVSPNAPLPNTNTPSVTTSTRGEVSAAPLHVVPNPESRAKPDRKHGGKTAVKDKKATH